A single region of the Actinomycetes bacterium genome encodes:
- a CDS encoding aldehyde dehydrogenase family protein, translating to MTLADDRRTLDTFPSLDPATGEEIASWPVHDEQAVREAVDRARVAAQWWVDLGYRGRAERLQEWKGVVTRRMAQLAQLMHRENGKPVDDAILEIIIAIDHINWAAKHAPRVLGPRKVRPSLLSANQQAWLEYQPLGVVGVIGPWNYPVFTPLGSITYALAAGNAVVFKPSEYTPGIGAWLVDAFTQVVPEQPVLQLVTGFGATGAALCSSGVAKVAFTGSTATGRKVMAECAKTLTPVLIECGGKDALIVDADADLDAAADAAAWGGMSNAGQTCVGIERVYVADAVYDSFVEKLVHKVRDLRPGSDASASYGPITMPAQVDIIRRHIEDAIATGGRAVVGGIESVRAPYVDPVVLLDVPEDSAAVTEETFGPTLSVTRVQDADEGVDRANASSYGLGAAVFSKRRGMELARRIRSGMTSVNAPLSFAFVPALPFGGIADSGFGRIHGADGLKEFSRAKAITRQRFALPMPLTSFDRTPESVEMIVKVVTALHGKRRRLRP from the coding sequence GTGACCCTGGCCGACGACCGCCGCACGCTGGACACATTCCCGTCGCTGGACCCCGCGACCGGTGAGGAGATCGCCAGCTGGCCGGTGCACGACGAGCAGGCCGTGCGCGAGGCAGTGGACCGCGCCCGGGTGGCGGCCCAGTGGTGGGTCGACCTCGGCTACCGGGGCCGGGCCGAGCGGCTGCAGGAGTGGAAGGGGGTCGTGACCCGCCGGATGGCCCAGCTGGCCCAGCTGATGCACCGGGAGAACGGCAAGCCGGTCGACGACGCGATCCTGGAGATCATCATCGCGATCGACCACATCAACTGGGCGGCCAAGCACGCGCCCAGGGTGCTCGGCCCGCGCAAGGTCCGCCCAAGCCTGCTGTCGGCGAACCAGCAGGCCTGGCTGGAGTACCAGCCGCTCGGCGTGGTCGGGGTGATCGGGCCGTGGAACTACCCGGTGTTCACCCCGCTGGGGTCGATCACCTACGCGCTGGCGGCCGGCAACGCCGTCGTCTTCAAGCCGTCGGAGTACACCCCCGGGATCGGCGCCTGGCTGGTGGACGCGTTCACCCAGGTGGTGCCCGAGCAGCCGGTGCTGCAGCTGGTGACCGGCTTCGGGGCCACCGGGGCGGCCCTGTGCAGCTCCGGAGTGGCGAAGGTCGCCTTCACCGGCTCGACCGCGACCGGGCGCAAGGTGATGGCCGAGTGCGCCAAGACCCTCACGCCGGTGCTCATCGAGTGCGGCGGCAAGGACGCCCTCATCGTGGACGCCGACGCCGACCTCGACGCCGCCGCGGACGCTGCAGCCTGGGGCGGGATGTCCAACGCCGGGCAGACCTGCGTGGGCATCGAGCGGGTGTACGTCGCGGACGCCGTCTACGACTCGTTCGTCGAGAAGCTGGTGCACAAGGTGCGGGACCTGCGCCCCGGCTCGGACGCCAGCGCGTCCTACGGGCCGATCACCATGCCGGCGCAGGTGGACATCATCCGGCGGCACATCGAGGACGCCATCGCCACCGGCGGCCGGGCGGTGGTCGGCGGGATCGAGTCGGTGCGGGCGCCCTACGTCGACCCCGTCGTCCTGCTCGACGTCCCCGAGGACTCCGCGGCCGTGACCGAGGAGACGTTCGGCCCGACCCTGTCGGTGACCCGGGTGCAGGACGCCGACGAGGGCGTGGACCGGGCCAACGCGTCGTCCTACGGCCTGGGCGCGGCCGTGTTCTCCAAGCGCCGGGGCATGGAGCTGGCCCGGCGGATCCGCTCGGGCATGACCTCGGTGAACGCGCCGCTGTCCTTCGCATTCGTGCCGGCGCTGCCGTTCGGCGGCATCGCCGACTCCGGGTTCGGCCGGATCCACGGAGCGGACGGGCTCAAGGAGTTCAGCCGGGCCAAGGCGATCACCCGCCAGCGGTTCGCGCTGCCGATGCCGCTCACGTCGTTCGACCGCACGCCCGAGTCAGTGGAGATGATCGTCAAGGTGGTCACCGCCCTCCACGGCAAGCGCCGCCGCCTCCGCCCCTGA
- a CDS encoding GMC family oxidoreductase N-terminal domain-containing protein, with product MDERRTYDYVIVGAGSAGCVLAYRLAESGASVLVLEAGGDDAGIDMIKIPAGFPNLFKTQVDWDYTTVEQKHLLGRRLYWPRGKVAGGSSSINAQLYVRGNALDYDTWRDDLGCAGWGYSELLPYFKRAEDNERGASAYHGVGGPLRVEDLRYRHDLTRAFVESAVAFGLPRNDDFNGATQDGAGFFQATQRRGARWSAASAYLRPALATGGVTLVTDALATGVVVEGGRAVAATWLHDGAEHRAEADAEVILSGGAVNSPQLLMLSGIGPAPHLRELGLPVVSDLPGVGGNLQDHLATPVVWLTRGTTSLHDHETVGQLLRWQATRRGPFASTVAESCAFVRTRADLPAPDVQFHVAAAAFVDHGLGEPPGPGFTVGPTLVSVASSGRLRLASADPRWRPSIDAGYLTADEDLEALTAGVRMAREIAAVGPLGPFLDQELLPGPDAFSPDDLREHVRRWSATLYHPVGTCAMGVGDDSVVDLECRVRGVDGLRVVDASIMPRVPRGNTNAPTIALAEKAADLILAHPPLA from the coding sequence ATGGACGAGCGGCGGACCTACGACTACGTGATCGTCGGGGCGGGCAGCGCCGGGTGCGTGCTGGCCTACCGGCTGGCCGAGAGCGGCGCCTCGGTGCTCGTGCTGGAGGCGGGGGGCGACGACGCCGGGATCGACATGATCAAGATCCCGGCCGGCTTCCCGAACCTGTTCAAGACGCAGGTCGACTGGGACTACACCACCGTCGAGCAGAAGCACCTGCTCGGGCGCCGGCTGTACTGGCCGCGCGGCAAGGTGGCGGGCGGGTCGTCGTCCATCAACGCCCAGCTCTACGTCCGCGGGAACGCGCTCGACTACGACACCTGGCGCGACGACCTGGGCTGTGCCGGCTGGGGGTACTCCGAGCTGCTGCCGTACTTCAAGCGGGCTGAGGACAACGAGCGGGGGGCCTCGGCCTACCACGGGGTCGGGGGCCCGTTGCGGGTCGAGGACCTGCGCTACCGCCACGACCTCACCCGGGCGTTCGTGGAGTCGGCGGTCGCCTTCGGGCTGCCGCGCAACGACGACTTCAACGGGGCCACCCAGGACGGCGCCGGCTTCTTCCAGGCGACCCAGCGGCGGGGGGCTCGCTGGTCGGCGGCCAGCGCCTACCTGCGTCCGGCGCTGGCCACGGGCGGGGTGACGCTGGTGACGGACGCGCTGGCGACCGGGGTGGTCGTCGAGGGCGGCCGGGCGGTCGCGGCGACTTGGCTGCACGACGGTGCGGAGCACCGCGCGGAGGCCGACGCGGAGGTGATCCTCTCCGGCGGCGCGGTAAACAGCCCGCAACTGCTCATGCTCTCGGGCATCGGGCCCGCTCCGCACCTGCGTGAGCTGGGGCTGCCGGTGGTGTCGGACCTGCCTGGTGTGGGCGGCAACCTGCAGGACCACCTCGCGACGCCGGTCGTCTGGCTGACCCGGGGCACCACCTCGCTCCACGACCACGAGACGGTGGGCCAGCTGCTGCGCTGGCAGGCCACCAGGCGGGGTCCGTTCGCCTCCACGGTGGCCGAGTCCTGCGCCTTCGTGCGGACCCGGGCCGACCTGCCGGCTCCGGACGTCCAGTTCCACGTGGCCGCCGCGGCGTTCGTCGACCACGGGCTCGGCGAGCCCCCTGGCCCGGGCTTCACGGTGGGTCCGACCCTGGTGTCCGTGGCGAGCTCGGGACGGCTGCGGCTGGCGTCCGCGGACCCTCGGTGGCGACCGTCGATCGACGCGGGCTACCTCACCGCGGACGAGGACCTCGAGGCGCTGACGGCAGGGGTCCGGATGGCCAGGGAGATCGCCGCCGTGGGCCCGCTGGGGCCGTTCCTGGACCAGGAGCTCCTGCCGGGCCCGGACGCGTTCAGCCCCGACGACCTGCGCGAGCACGTGCGCCGCTGGAGCGCGACGCTGTACCACCCGGTGGGCACCTGCGCGATGGGCGTGGGAGACGACTCGGTGGTCGATCTCGAGTGCCGGGTGCGCGGGGTGGACGGCCTGCGCGTGGTCGACGCCTCGATCATGCCCAGGGTGCCGCGGGGCAACACCAACGCCCCGACGATCGCGCTGGCCGAGAAGGCGGCCGACCTGATCCTGGCCCACCCCCCTCTCGCGTGA